The Corallococcus exiguus genome includes a region encoding these proteins:
- a CDS encoding GPW/gp25 family protein — MDTGKLLGRGISFPPRVGPDGRMQWSEGERNVRESIQVILTTERRERLFSPEFGGSLGQFLFEPNTATTRHRIAERITRELAQWEPRITVESVIVDEDPADSRTATATITYRLVATQARERVSLTVTLVG, encoded by the coding sequence ATGGATACCGGAAAGCTGCTGGGGCGAGGCATCAGCTTCCCCCCGAGGGTCGGGCCCGACGGCCGCATGCAATGGTCCGAGGGCGAGCGCAACGTGCGCGAGTCCATCCAGGTCATCCTCACGACGGAGCGGCGCGAGCGCCTCTTTTCGCCCGAGTTCGGCGGGAGCCTCGGCCAGTTCCTCTTCGAGCCGAACACCGCCACCACGCGTCACCGCATCGCCGAGCGCATCACCCGCGAGCTGGCCCAATGGGAGCCCCGCATCACGGTGGAGTCCGTCATCGTCGACGAGGACCCGGCCGACTCCCGCACCGCCACCGCCACCATCACCTACCGGCTCGTCGCCACCCAGGCGCGTGAGCGGGTCAGCCTGACCGTGACGCTCGTCGGATGA
- a CDS encoding phage baseplate assembly protein V, with amino-acid sequence MYDRTAFEAIIDERVPEGLGGRFYGLYPALVSDVKDPDNQGRVKVTLPWAPDSGGARYEAWARLATLMGGNNRGTWFVPDFNDEVLVGFEAGDPRRPFVVGALWNGGDRPPESMDGAGKNARKVICSRNGVKLTLDDTDGQETLILETPAGQKVTLKDGPASIEAQDANGNSLKMEASGITLTSSGKVTVTASTAELSVSMLTVNAGMSKFSGVVQADTVITNSVVSTSYTPGAGNIW; translated from the coding sequence ATGTACGACAGGACAGCCTTCGAGGCCATCATTGATGAGCGGGTGCCGGAGGGGCTCGGCGGGCGCTTCTACGGCCTCTATCCGGCCCTCGTCAGCGACGTGAAGGACCCGGACAACCAGGGCCGCGTGAAGGTGACGCTCCCCTGGGCCCCGGACTCCGGCGGCGCGCGCTACGAGGCCTGGGCCCGGCTGGCCACCCTCATGGGCGGCAACAACCGCGGCACCTGGTTCGTCCCGGACTTCAACGACGAGGTCCTGGTGGGCTTCGAGGCCGGCGACCCCCGCCGCCCCTTCGTGGTGGGCGCACTCTGGAATGGAGGAGATCGCCCACCGGAGAGCATGGATGGCGCCGGGAAGAACGCGCGCAAGGTCATCTGCTCACGCAACGGGGTGAAGCTCACCCTCGACGATACGGACGGCCAGGAGACGCTCATCCTGGAGACGCCCGCCGGCCAGAAGGTGACGCTCAAGGACGGGCCCGCCTCCATCGAGGCCCAGGACGCCAACGGCAACTCCCTGAAGATGGAGGCCAGCGGCATCACCCTCACCAGTTCGGGGAAGGTGACGGTGACGGCGAGCACGGCGGAGCTCTCCGTCAGCATGCTCACGGTGAACGCCGGCATGTCGAAGTTCAGCGGCGTGGTGCAGGCGGACACCGTCATCACCAACAGCGTGGTCAGCACCTCGTATACGCCCGGCGCGGGGAACATCTGGTGA
- a CDS encoding phage late control D family protein: MADGTDSSQLKTSRPTFHVDGQAQPTLTGGLLLLRIAENTQGLYRCEATFGNWGPSGGGTGFLYFDRRMLDFGKPFQVRLGQAVLFDGRITALEARFPEASPPELTVLAEDRLQELRMTRRTQTYEGLSDAAVIEEVARRHSLTAQVDVRGPTYKVLAQVNQSDLAFLRERCRTLDAELWVEGSTLHAQTHEKRAGTPLVLGYHNELREFSVLADLAGQRSEVMVGGWDVRGKEALKHVATDSVLGAELDGGLSGASVLGSALGERKEVLVHTVPLNSDEARARAETFFRLSARRFLVGRGIAEPNPRLRAGARVELRGLGQLFSGKYYLTDVTVSFDGTRGLRTEFVGERPGLGKE; this comes from the coding sequence ATGGCCGACGGTACCGACTCCAGCCAACTCAAGACGTCCCGCCCCACCTTCCATGTGGATGGACAGGCGCAACCCACGCTCACGGGCGGGTTGCTCCTGCTCCGCATCGCGGAGAACACCCAGGGCCTGTACCGGTGCGAGGCGACGTTCGGCAACTGGGGTCCCTCCGGGGGCGGCACCGGCTTCCTCTACTTCGATCGGCGGATGCTCGACTTCGGCAAGCCCTTCCAGGTGCGGCTTGGCCAGGCGGTGCTCTTCGACGGCCGCATCACCGCGCTCGAGGCCCGCTTCCCCGAAGCCAGTCCCCCGGAGCTGACGGTGCTCGCCGAGGACCGGCTGCAAGAGCTGCGGATGACCCGGCGGACCCAGACGTACGAGGGCCTCAGCGACGCGGCCGTCATCGAGGAGGTGGCCCGCCGGCATAGTCTCACCGCGCAGGTGGACGTGAGGGGCCCCACCTACAAGGTGCTCGCCCAGGTGAACCAGAGCGACCTGGCCTTCCTGCGCGAGCGGTGCCGGACGCTCGACGCGGAGCTGTGGGTGGAAGGCTCCACCCTGCATGCGCAGACGCACGAGAAGCGCGCGGGCACGCCGCTCGTGCTGGGCTACCACAATGAGCTGCGCGAGTTCAGCGTCCTCGCGGATCTGGCCGGGCAGCGCAGCGAAGTGATGGTGGGCGGCTGGGACGTGCGGGGAAAGGAAGCGCTGAAGCACGTGGCCACGGACTCGGTGCTCGGCGCCGAGTTGGACGGCGGACTCAGCGGTGCGAGCGTCCTCGGCTCCGCCCTGGGCGAGCGCAAGGAGGTGCTCGTCCACACCGTTCCCCTCAACAGTGACGAGGCCCGTGCCCGCGCGGAGACCTTCTTCCGGCTCTCCGCACGGCGCTTCCTGGTGGGCCGGGGCATCGCGGAGCCCAACCCCCGGCTGCGGGCCGGAGCGCGCGTGGAGCTGCGAGGGCTGGGGCAGCTCTTCAGCGGCAAGTACTACCTGACGGACGTGACGGTGAGCTTCGACGGCACGCGCGGCCTGCGCACCGAGTTCGTGGGCGAGCGTCCGGGGCTGGGCAAGGAATAG
- a CDS encoding CIS tube protein produces MPEPTPLAKAELRQLNAKFTEEIERGTWTQVQFNPETLKVSFANQVPTPSGTGDQRGTPGRQYVGAGTTKLAVQLWFDVTHPEHVDAKLDDVRKLTQKVAFFITPKKEGEDFIPPAVRFLWGTFEFDGVMESLEESLEFFSPEGKPLRASVSFTLTQQKVTVFSFRAVKGTPGSARTPSGMPPGTVPMVQAAAGATLQGLASAEGDGADWRAIASANGIENPRLLQPGLLLDLKAGVGLGTGAQAGFTFNEG; encoded by the coding sequence ATGCCCGAGCCCACTCCCCTGGCCAAGGCCGAGCTGCGCCAGCTCAACGCCAAATTCACGGAGGAAATCGAGCGCGGCACCTGGACCCAGGTGCAGTTCAATCCGGAGACGCTGAAGGTCAGCTTCGCCAATCAGGTGCCCACGCCCTCCGGCACCGGAGACCAGCGCGGCACGCCGGGCCGGCAGTACGTGGGCGCCGGCACCACCAAGCTCGCCGTCCAGCTCTGGTTCGATGTCACCCATCCGGAGCACGTCGACGCGAAGCTGGATGACGTCCGCAAGCTGACCCAGAAGGTCGCCTTCTTCATCACCCCCAAGAAGGAGGGGGAGGACTTCATTCCTCCCGCCGTCCGCTTCCTCTGGGGCACCTTCGAGTTCGACGGCGTCATGGAGTCGTTGGAGGAGTCGCTCGAGTTCTTCTCCCCCGAGGGAAAGCCGCTCCGGGCGAGCGTGTCCTTCACCCTCACGCAGCAGAAGGTCACCGTCTTCTCCTTCCGTGCCGTCAAGGGCACTCCCGGGAGTGCCCGGACGCCGAGCGGCATGCCTCCGGGCACCGTGCCGATGGTCCAGGCGGCCGCCGGCGCCACGCTGCAGGGCCTGGCGTCCGCGGAGGGCGATGGCGCGGACTGGCGCGCCATCGCCAGCGCCAACGGCATCGAGAACCCGCGGCTGCTCCAGCCAGGGTTGCTCCTCGACCTGAAGGCGGGAGTGGGACTGGGAACCGGGGCGCAGGCGGGCTTCACCTTCAATGAAGGCTGA
- a CDS encoding phage tail protein, translated as MSTPQDETTIAPFTAFAFAVEIDIRDVSQKACSAAFSECDGLEMTMDVKTIREGGNNGRQIRLTGPLGFGQLTLKRGMTASFDLWDWFEAVQLRPRLRANAEVVVFAPGPGQVERARFILSRCLPVKLKAPALNAKDGAVAIEELQLAYESLTRKRIPGGV; from the coding sequence ATGTCCACTCCCCAGGACGAGACCACCATCGCCCCGTTCACCGCGTTCGCCTTCGCGGTGGAGATCGACATCCGGGACGTCAGCCAGAAGGCGTGCAGCGCCGCCTTCTCCGAATGCGACGGCCTGGAGATGACGATGGACGTGAAGACGATTCGCGAGGGCGGCAACAACGGCCGGCAGATCCGCCTCACGGGTCCGCTCGGCTTCGGGCAGCTCACGCTCAAGCGGGGGATGACCGCCAGCTTCGACCTGTGGGACTGGTTCGAGGCCGTGCAGCTGCGGCCCCGGCTGCGCGCCAACGCAGAGGTGGTGGTGTTCGCTCCGGGGCCGGGGCAGGTGGAGCGCGCGCGCTTCATCCTGTCGCGCTGCCTGCCGGTGAAGCTCAAGGCGCCGGCCCTCAATGCCAAGGATGGGGCGGTGGCCATCGAGGAGTTGCAGCTCGCCTACGAGTCGCTCACCCGCAAGCGCATTCCCGGAGGTGTCTGA
- a CDS encoding phage tail protein has protein sequence MAIQRERPYVQFNFLVDLGTGTTDGADAGFQEISNVGMEVTVAEYRNGNEKENSVRKITGLNKATDVTMKRGVIGSLTLYVWLNQLRNGEANALRTVTIQLQNEDHTAVVQTWKLLRARIIKHVSGPFNAKGTDVAIEELTIAYERLEME, from the coding sequence ATGGCGATCCAACGAGAGCGTCCCTATGTGCAGTTCAACTTCCTGGTGGACCTGGGCACCGGCACGACAGACGGGGCAGACGCCGGCTTCCAGGAGATCTCCAACGTGGGCATGGAGGTCACCGTCGCGGAGTACCGCAACGGCAACGAGAAGGAGAACAGCGTCCGGAAGATCACCGGCCTGAACAAGGCCACGGACGTCACCATGAAGCGGGGCGTGATTGGCTCACTCACTCTCTACGTGTGGCTGAATCAGCTGCGCAACGGAGAGGCCAACGCGCTGCGCACCGTCACCATCCAGTTGCAGAACGAGGACCACACGGCGGTGGTGCAGACGTGGAAGCTCTTGCGCGCGCGGATCATCAAGCACGTGAGCGGCCCCTTCAACGCGAAGGGCACGGACGTGGCGATTGAAGAGCTGACCATCGCCTACGAGCGCCTGGAGATGGAGTGA
- a CDS encoding phage tail sheath family protein, producing MPEYLAPGVFVEETSFRSKSIEGVSTTTTGFIGPTRYGPVDLEPGLITSMVEFERVYGNRQQLGFLNAGTLHNYVWHAVRAFFEEGGKRLYVSRVFRQKSSTKAEGEAYAGFKAETKLVATNPSYDDGHARGLLAGEATDAKKQVVVHGRYPGSSGNLRVRFTLRTGQNVLSFEDSKPRVSALQDRDVVVLRDFTTSDGGTPDPGAFFQARWNEQTQGWDLKSDKDTVTALSSITDPGNQLRIITVTMAVIPTDEPASSQVWAGLALDKAHTRDGAEDSLHARFDVDAADLERNRDIPIVIAPGSDLGDGHQMLTALLKADATVAAKLKEPDSTDSERSVEVLLQGGNDGERPSSDDYKGEEIVNTTRKNGLVQFEDLEDISIVAAPGSTLGYDKSYGPQSAAIIGLLISHCQRMKYRIAVLDSGNGQTLAQVRAQRAKFDSSHAALYYPWVKVLDPVTRQPIFLPPSGFVAGIFARNDINRAVYKAPANEVVNGALGFEVNLNKSQQEVLNPEGINAFRFFEGRGYRLWGARTISSDPEWKYVNLRRYFAYLERSIDKGTQWAVFEPNGEQLWANVRRTIEDFLLNEWQTGALLGDKPEKAYFVKCDRSTMTQNDLDNGRLICLIGVAPLRPAEFVIFRIGQWTGDRK from the coding sequence ATGCCTGAATATCTCGCGCCTGGCGTATTCGTTGAAGAGACCAGCTTCCGCTCCAAGTCCATTGAAGGCGTGAGCACGACCACCACCGGCTTCATTGGCCCCACCCGCTATGGGCCCGTGGACCTGGAGCCCGGCCTCATCACCAGCATGGTGGAGTTCGAGCGCGTCTACGGGAACCGCCAACAGCTCGGCTTCCTCAACGCGGGCACGCTTCACAACTACGTATGGCACGCGGTGCGCGCCTTCTTCGAGGAGGGCGGGAAGCGGCTCTACGTGAGCCGGGTGTTCCGGCAGAAGAGTTCCACCAAGGCCGAAGGCGAGGCCTATGCAGGCTTCAAGGCCGAAACCAAGCTCGTCGCCACCAACCCGTCCTATGACGACGGCCACGCGCGCGGGCTGCTGGCCGGCGAGGCAACGGACGCCAAGAAGCAGGTCGTCGTCCACGGCCGCTATCCGGGCTCGTCCGGCAACCTGCGCGTGCGCTTCACGCTGCGCACGGGGCAGAACGTGCTGTCCTTCGAGGACAGCAAGCCTCGCGTCAGCGCGCTGCAGGACCGCGACGTGGTGGTGCTGCGCGACTTCACCACCTCCGACGGCGGGACACCGGACCCGGGCGCCTTCTTCCAGGCGCGCTGGAACGAGCAGACGCAGGGCTGGGACCTGAAGTCCGACAAGGACACGGTCACGGCGCTGTCCAGCATCACCGATCCAGGCAACCAGCTGCGCATCATCACCGTGACGATGGCCGTCATCCCCACGGACGAGCCGGCGTCGTCCCAGGTGTGGGCCGGGCTGGCGCTGGACAAGGCGCACACGCGCGACGGTGCGGAGGACTCGTTGCATGCGCGCTTCGACGTCGACGCCGCGGACCTGGAGCGCAACCGGGACATCCCCATCGTCATCGCGCCGGGAAGCGACCTGGGAGACGGGCACCAGATGTTGACCGCGCTGCTGAAAGCCGACGCCACCGTCGCCGCGAAACTGAAGGAGCCAGACTCCACGGACTCCGAGCGCTCGGTGGAGGTGCTGCTGCAGGGTGGCAACGACGGCGAGCGGCCGAGCTCGGACGACTACAAGGGCGAGGAGATCGTCAACACCACGCGCAAGAACGGCCTCGTGCAGTTCGAGGACCTGGAGGACATCTCCATCGTGGCCGCGCCGGGATCGACGCTCGGTTACGACAAGAGCTATGGCCCTCAGTCGGCCGCCATCATCGGCCTGCTCATCTCCCACTGCCAGCGGATGAAGTACCGCATCGCGGTGCTCGACAGCGGCAACGGCCAGACGCTCGCCCAGGTGCGCGCGCAGCGGGCGAAGTTCGACTCCAGCCACGCGGCGCTCTACTACCCGTGGGTGAAGGTGCTGGACCCCGTCACGCGCCAGCCCATCTTCTTGCCCCCCAGCGGCTTCGTGGCCGGCATCTTCGCGCGCAATGACATCAACCGCGCCGTCTACAAGGCCCCCGCCAACGAGGTGGTGAACGGGGCGCTGGGCTTCGAGGTGAACCTGAACAAGTCGCAGCAGGAGGTCCTCAACCCCGAGGGCATCAACGCCTTCCGCTTCTTCGAGGGGCGTGGCTACCGGCTGTGGGGCGCTCGCACCATCAGCTCCGACCCCGAGTGGAAGTACGTCAACCTGCGCCGCTACTTCGCCTACCTGGAGCGCTCCATCGACAAGGGCACCCAGTGGGCGGTGTTCGAGCCGAACGGCGAGCAGCTCTGGGCCAACGTGCGGCGCACCATCGAGGACTTCCTGCTCAATGAATGGCAAACGGGCGCGCTGCTCGGGGACAAGCCAGAGAAGGCGTACTTCGTGAAGTGCGACCGCAGCACCATGACCCAGAACGACCTGGATAACGGTCGGTTGATCTGCCTCATCGGCGTGGCGCCGCTGCGCCCGGCCGAGTTCGTCATCTTCCGCATCGGCCAGTGGACCGGCGACCGGAAGTAG
- a CDS encoding Pvc16 family protein: protein MATYAAIPAIGQSILALLEQSRPKPEFEGAKFDLYQAANFKSPMKEGVSLFLYRIAPSTVRRNLTGRTDAKGRRTRRPLPLDLYYLLTPWAPTATRQHLLLGWCMRTLEDTPTLNSSFLNEHGRPAADTFLPDETVTLVYEPLSVQDMLNVWEIGKPDIQISATYIARMVVIESAMTDTELPLIQTRELEVRRLEGP from the coding sequence GTGGCTACCTACGCGGCAATCCCAGCGATTGGTCAGTCCATCCTGGCTCTGCTCGAGCAATCTCGACCCAAGCCTGAGTTCGAGGGCGCGAAGTTCGACCTGTACCAGGCCGCCAACTTCAAGTCCCCCATGAAGGAGGGCGTCTCCCTTTTCCTCTACCGAATCGCTCCCAGCACCGTCCGGCGCAACCTGACAGGGCGTACGGACGCGAAGGGGCGGCGGACCCGGCGGCCGCTGCCGCTCGATCTCTACTACCTGCTCACGCCCTGGGCCCCCACCGCCACGAGACAGCACCTGCTGCTCGGCTGGTGCATGCGGACGCTGGAGGACACGCCCACCCTCAACTCCAGCTTCCTCAATGAGCATGGGCGGCCCGCGGCCGACACCTTCCTCCCGGACGAGACGGTGACGCTCGTCTACGAGCCGCTCTCCGTCCAGGACATGCTCAATGTCTGGGAGATCGGCAAGCCCGACATCCAGATCTCCGCGACGTACATCGCGCGCATGGTGGTGATCGAGTCCGCCATGACAGACACGGAGCTGCCCCTCATCCAGACTCGCGAGCTCGAGGTGAGGAGGCTCGAAGGCCCATGA
- a CDS encoding DUF4386 domain-containing protein: MPKPKPPSPAELRARASGRRTQDGRHEVKVLPRLPSKADSNLGAGSVAFCMSLYRSRLLPALLPLVGAVGYGFLALGAVLELFGLPWGIFFSGPGGLFELFLGGWLITRGFRTVTPSVAA; encoded by the coding sequence ATGCCGAAACCGAAGCCGCCATCCCCCGCCGAGCTCCGAGCACGAGCGTCGGGCAGGCGCACGCAAGACGGACGACACGAGGTGAAGGTGCTGCCGAGGCTTCCTTCCAAGGCCGACTCGAACCTGGGGGCCGGCAGCGTGGCGTTCTGCATGTCGCTGTACCGCTCGCGGCTTCTTCCCGCGTTGCTCCCGCTGGTGGGCGCGGTGGGCTACGGATTCCTGGCGCTGGGGGCCGTGCTCGAGCTCTTCGGGCTGCCGTGGGGCATCTTCTTCTCCGGACCCGGGGGCCTGTTCGAGCTGTTCCTCGGTGGCTGGCTCATCACCAGGGGGTTCCGGACGGTCACGCCTTCCGTCGCGGCGTAG
- a CDS encoding cyclic nucleotide-binding domain-containing protein — translation MQKVLAEQQERFASYLTDTPEQRYLKLTRTRPDLLQRIPQYQLASYIGVKPESLSRIRKRIATHGKPATPRRKA, via the coding sequence ATGCAGAAGGTCCTGGCGGAGCAGCAGGAGCGGTTCGCGTCCTATCTCACGGATACCCCGGAGCAGCGCTACCTCAAGCTCACGAGGACGCGGCCGGACCTCCTCCAGCGGATTCCCCAGTACCAGCTGGCCAGCTACATCGGCGTGAAGCCCGAGTCGCTGAGCCGGATCCGAAAGCGCATCGCCACGCACGGCAAGCCGGCTACGCCGCGACGGAAGGCGTGA
- a CDS encoding bile acid:sodium symporter family protein, with translation MRVGFLQALSSIGILVFSVCTMLAVGLNHTLREISAPLLDSRGAIRALVANFVLVPLLAYGVVQVVPLDSSHATGFMLIGMAAGALFLMRLTAAAGGNMPLSASLTVLLMLATVLYMPLVVPRVVPDVRVRPAAIALPLLWTMILPLGAGLYVRARHQTLAERLRPWLGKLAMVALAVLVAATLVANFGGVVHIISTGAILAPLILIPGAFGIGWVFGREYRGGHVVLGLGTGQRNIAAAMVVATQGMGDQNAEVMVVVSSLVGFAVLFPIAWLLAWRGRRQRPLRHGGMVRA, from the coding sequence ATGAGGGTCGGGTTCCTTCAGGCGCTGTCGAGCATCGGGATCCTGGTGTTCTCCGTATGCACCATGCTCGCCGTCGGACTGAACCACACGCTCCGCGAGATATCTGCCCCGCTGCTCGATTCGCGTGGAGCCATCCGCGCGCTGGTGGCGAACTTCGTACTCGTCCCACTGCTCGCGTACGGCGTGGTGCAGGTGGTCCCCTTGGACAGCTCCCATGCCACCGGCTTCATGCTCATCGGCATGGCGGCGGGTGCTCTATTCCTCATGAGGCTCACCGCGGCTGCGGGCGGCAACATGCCGTTGAGCGCGTCACTGACGGTGCTCCTCATGCTGGCCACCGTCCTCTACATGCCCCTGGTGGTCCCGCGGGTGGTGCCGGACGTGAGGGTGCGTCCGGCGGCAATCGCGTTGCCGCTGCTGTGGACGATGATTCTTCCCCTGGGCGCGGGGCTCTACGTCCGGGCCCGGCACCAGACGCTGGCGGAACGGCTCCGGCCCTGGTTGGGCAAGCTCGCCATGGTGGCGTTGGCCGTGCTGGTCGCGGCAACCCTCGTGGCCAACTTCGGGGGCGTCGTGCACATCATCAGCACTGGCGCCATCCTCGCCCCGCTGATCCTGATTCCGGGCGCCTTCGGCATCGGCTGGGTCTTCGGCCGCGAGTACCGCGGAGGACACGTGGTGTTGGGGCTGGGCACCGGGCAACGCAACATCGCCGCGGCGATGGTGGTGGCCACCCAGGGGATGGGGGATCAGAACGCCGAAGTGATGGTCGTCGTCTCCTCGCTGGTCGGGTTCGCGGTCCTCTTCCCGATTGCGTGGCTCCTCGCGTGGCGAGGCCGGCGGCAGCGGCCGCTGCGGCACGGGGGCATGGTCCGCGCCTGA
- a CDS encoding arylsulfatase: MAKKKERTPRRIERDTYPRPEHRFPDAKIGMTWKDSEPDSPSFQRAPPGAPNIVLVLLDDVGYAWPSSYGGLVRMPTSERLAKEGLTYCQFHTTALCAPTRAALLTGRNHHSASFGVVGEMATGYPGYSGVLSRSCATIAELLAPNGYATGWWGKNHSTPLNQASAAGPFTHWPTRRGFDYFYGFLGGGTDQFYPALYRNTTPVNPTGTPEQGYQLTRDLANDCIAWMRAQKAIAPERPFFVHFAPAAAHGPHQPPLDWRGRNAGRFDMGWDHYREVVYQRQLELGVIAPGTRLTPRPKELPAWDRFDAEAQALLRLQAENYADYLEHCDHEVGRLVHVLEELGEFENTLFIYILGDNGSSAEGALTGTLNESASMQGIEPPIEASLARMGEWGLPGTTPHYAVGWAWAGDTPFQWMKQVASHFGGTRNGMIVSWPAWIADKGQKRFQFHHVIDVVPTLLEAVGIREPVSVDGVPQKPIEGVSMAYTFDRANAEAKSTRTTQYFEMLGNRALYHDGWTACCRHGRLPWVTRGSASFDEDTWELYHLDEDFSQSEDLAARYPKKLRELQDLFLLEAAKYDVLPLDDRFAERADVTLRPGFFVGRRRLTLYPGMVRLPESSGPKLANVDHAITLHARLPEGRAEGVLVCLGGDTAGWSLFVEDGRMRYHYNWFGFERFDILSGTALPGGEAELRMEFTCETPGIPGGPAVVRLLCNGTVVGEGRIARQVPGYFGLGETLDVGEDTLSPVWPGYRDRLPFRFNGSIDRVEFELGEAAPRSMAELLEEQLHQD, translated from the coding sequence ATGGCGAAGAAAAAGGAGCGGACTCCGAGGCGGATTGAACGGGACACCTACCCGAGGCCCGAGCACCGCTTCCCGGATGCGAAGATCGGGATGACCTGGAAGGACTCGGAACCCGACTCCCCCAGCTTCCAGCGGGCGCCGCCGGGCGCGCCGAACATCGTGCTCGTGCTGCTGGACGACGTGGGCTACGCGTGGCCGAGCAGCTACGGAGGGCTCGTGCGCATGCCCACCTCGGAGCGGCTGGCGAAGGAGGGCCTCACCTACTGCCAGTTCCACACCACCGCGCTCTGCGCGCCCACACGGGCGGCGCTGCTCACCGGCCGCAACCACCACTCGGCCTCCTTCGGGGTGGTGGGGGAGATGGCCACCGGCTATCCGGGTTACAGCGGAGTCCTCTCGCGGAGCTGCGCGACCATCGCGGAGTTGCTTGCGCCCAACGGCTACGCCACCGGTTGGTGGGGCAAGAATCACTCCACTCCGCTGAACCAGGCCTCCGCCGCGGGGCCCTTCACGCACTGGCCCACCCGGCGCGGCTTCGACTACTTCTACGGGTTCCTCGGCGGAGGGACGGACCAGTTCTATCCGGCGCTCTACCGGAACACGACCCCCGTCAATCCCACTGGCACGCCGGAACAGGGCTACCAGCTCACGCGGGACCTCGCGAACGACTGCATCGCCTGGATGCGAGCGCAGAAGGCCATCGCCCCGGAGCGACCGTTCTTCGTGCACTTCGCCCCCGCCGCGGCGCACGGCCCGCACCAGCCGCCCCTCGACTGGCGCGGGCGAAATGCCGGTCGCTTCGACATGGGCTGGGACCACTACCGCGAAGTCGTCTATCAGCGGCAGCTCGAGCTGGGCGTCATCGCCCCGGGCACGAGGCTGACCCCCCGGCCGAAAGAGCTGCCGGCCTGGGACCGCTTCGATGCCGAGGCGCAGGCACTGCTCCGCCTCCAGGCCGAGAACTACGCGGACTACCTCGAGCACTGCGACCACGAAGTGGGCCGGCTGGTGCACGTCCTCGAGGAGCTGGGGGAATTCGAGAACACGCTCTTCATCTACATCCTCGGCGACAACGGCTCGAGCGCGGAGGGGGCACTGACCGGGACCCTCAACGAGAGCGCCAGCATGCAGGGCATCGAACCGCCCATCGAGGCGAGTCTCGCGCGGATGGGGGAGTGGGGGCTGCCGGGAACCACGCCGCATTACGCGGTGGGCTGGGCCTGGGCCGGGGACACCCCGTTCCAGTGGATGAAGCAGGTGGCGTCCCATTTCGGGGGCACCCGCAACGGGATGATTGTGAGCTGGCCGGCGTGGATCGCCGACAAGGGGCAGAAGCGCTTCCAGTTCCACCACGTCATCGACGTCGTTCCCACCCTCCTCGAGGCCGTCGGAATCCGCGAGCCGGTCAGCGTCGATGGCGTGCCGCAGAAGCCAATCGAAGGCGTGAGCATGGCGTACACCTTCGACCGGGCCAACGCGGAGGCGAAGAGCACGCGCACCACGCAGTACTTCGAGATGCTGGGCAACCGCGCGCTCTATCACGACGGCTGGACTGCCTGCTGCCGGCACGGGCGGCTCCCCTGGGTCACCCGGGGCAGTGCCAGCTTCGATGAGGACACCTGGGAGCTGTACCACCTCGATGAGGACTTCAGTCAGTCCGAGGACCTGGCGGCCCGCTACCCCAAGAAGCTGCGCGAGCTTCAGGACCTGTTCCTGCTGGAAGCGGCGAAGTACGACGTCCTCCCTCTGGATGACCGCTTCGCGGAGCGGGCGGATGTGACGTTGCGGCCGGGCTTCTTCGTCGGCCGCAGGCGGCTGACCCTCTACCCGGGCATGGTGCGGCTGCCGGAGAGCAGCGGCCCCAAGCTGGCGAACGTCGACCACGCCATCACCCTCCACGCGCGGCTTCCCGAGGGGCGCGCCGAGGGCGTGCTGGTGTGCCTGGGCGGGGACACCGCGGGATGGAGCCTGTTCGTGGAGGACGGGCGGATGCGCTACCACTACAACTGGTTCGGGTTCGAGCGCTTCGACATCCTCTCCGGGACAGCACTGCCTGGCGGCGAGGCCGAGCTTCGGATGGAGTTCACCTGTGAGACGCCGGGGATTCCAGGAGGGCCGGCCGTGGTGCGGCTCCTCTGCAACGGCACCGTGGTGGGCGAGGGGCGGATTGCCAGGCAGGTGCCAGGGTACTTCGGCCTCGGTGAGACGCTCGACGTCGGAGAGGACACGCTCTCCCCGGTCTGGCCCGGCTACCGCGACCGGTTGCCCTTCCGCTTCAACGGAAGCATCGACCGGGTGGAATTCGAGCTCGGCGAGGCCGCGCCACGCAGCATGGCGGAGCTGCTCGAGGAGCAGCTCCATCAGGACTGA